The Takifugu rubripes chromosome 7, fTakRub1.2, whole genome shotgun sequence genome has a segment encoding these proteins:
- the tnxba gene encoding tenascin-N isoform X1, translated as MLFTLGLLLLLTPFPSFQSTSNERRNPTGSDVTKLNAAFTPSKPKTTAAPPKQAVPTTLKPSTVNQTVLPAPATAKSKPSPSVIQTTPSVAVKSTPASGTIANKDKHAVAVNQTVSTKSPSATNVKVLRDKPATAGALNLQSASTKSASNHSAKTTKDKLQPVLNQTVTVKPPLANDGKSPKEKTAPTGGPTLQSASTRSASTNSIKTTKDKLQPVLNQTVTVKSSSTSDGKTAKDKPAPPVVQNVQSTSPKTDPASGQKVAKNKSAPSVNQTVVDKSPSSSDAKKVAAVPAAPTKNITAGGSAVTSANQAASNSKDITPKEKPAAAQQIQVVISDGCESVNIKEQELKLKPGAPLVMTHKISLLPGGCSGGCETEMSALKERVARLEKEMSSLKDNCPCSVNCPNDCSGNGECQKGKCVCQQGFMGPDCSNCAQGAECIKKAVKGKAKSTGKTVTVQGEKDKSSAQTKGENTLSQDKEEKKVTEGKNTLSQGKEEKVTEGKNTLSRGKEEKKVTEGKNTLSQGKEEKKVTEGKNTLSQGKEEKKVTEGKNTLSQGKGEKTVTEGKNTLSQGKGETKVTEGKNTLSQGKEEKKVTEGVNTLSQGKEEKKVTEGKNTLSQGKEEKKVTEGKNTLSQGKEEKKVTEGKNTLSQGKEEKKVTEGKNTLLQGKEEKKVTEGENTLSQGKEEKKVMEGKNTLSQGKEEKTVMEGKNTLSQGKEEKKVTEGKNTLSQGKEEKKVMEGKNTISQGKEEKKVMEGESTLLQGKEQKKVMEGESTLLQGKEQKKVTEIKDADAKPKVTTGTFTKLSLSKTQTKQEVSTKKTPTKDSGAAKTTHPTVSQVQVKHDKGNQEESRKEKTVTASKKVQKPEVKLGTTSKTYSNSEQLKDEPQTNRTQSNVKTSTSSSKTLITLSKSVGTKKNKVEKESSEHSTLPEKSVVQSVGQKNIKKVKGDAMPSQSTDNKSTEVIKIVKDTEDKVLQRSQDLVNGTGVSILSEGQDTRDKTTTQGSGSVRVLGGSGLGSVKVANVSSYSFTLMWSAPQGMFKNFTLIRTESLTEGTQVDHEEFEEETFEEVKTYTIKNTTARVQVPTESSNTTVVSESRGKAETRRISMVIPGNVRSVEFSNLRPNTAYVLQIYGSAAQRRSKIHRVTTVTGPEPATEMVFSNVTESSLSVSWSKPKTTYAAFRITYTNIVTGEYHYVTVSSQQSHVVLTKLSVGTSYIVSVMATQGRTQSDALTSIITTVPAPPTHLRVVNVTDTKALLQWTPSLGKVDRFIISYESSKTPNVTVTVMLSGNSVEHQLRGLQRGTMYTVKVLSQKDSHQSMAVSTTFTTANLVKASEVSARYAVIIWRTSTVVYHSYRLIYQVAGEETKEVILDGTMTEYKLTGLLPMSRYIVLVQGERDGRYTSIVTTEFITGKLRFPFPTDCSQELLNGALESGEVDIYPQGKEGRSVRVYCDMETDGGGWTVFQRRMNGRTDFYRTWTEYSAGFGNLSEEFWLGNDVLYNLTSVGPMSLRVDMRYGNKTVYAHYANFSIDSKERHYTLTVSGYTGNAGDSMRYHNSRPFSSWDKNPDPLGIHCARSYMGGWWYKNCYKTNLNGIYGANHDNQGIVWIDWKGKDVSIPFTEMKVRPSRFSPATHG; from the exons ATGCTGTTTACTCTTGgacttctcctccttctcaccCCATTTCCATCATTCCAATCCACATCCAATGAGAGGAGAAACCCGACAGGAAGCGATGTGACCAAACTTAATGCCGCTTTCACCCCGTCGAAACCGAAAACCACTGCGGCCCCCCCCAAACAGGCCGTTCCCACAACCCTAAAGCCAAGCACAGTCAATCAAACAGTTTTGCCTGCTCCTGCGACCGCCAAAAGCAAACCCAGCCCATCAGTAATCCAAACCACTCCGTCAGTAGCAGTAAAGTCTACTCCCGCCAGTGGCACCATCGCCAACAAAGACAAGCATGCAGTAGCAGTTAATCAAACTGTTTCCACAAAATCCCCTTCAGCTACTAATGTGAAGGTTCTCAGAGACAAGCCCGCCACCGCTGGAGCCCTAAACCTTCAGTCAGCGTCCACAAAGTCTGCCTCAAACCACAGTGCTAAAACCACCAAAGACAAACTCCAACCTGTGCTCAATCAGACCGTTACAGTCAAACCTCCCTTGGCCAATGATGGGAAGTCTCCAAAAGAGAAGACTGCCCCCACTGGAGGTCCAACTCTTCAGTCAGCATCCACAAGGTCTGCATCAACAAACAGCATCAAAACCACCAAAGACAAACTCCAACCTGTGCTAAATCAGACCGTTACAGTCAAATCCTCTTCAACCAGTGATGGGAAGACTGCCAAAGACAAACCCGCCCCCCCTGTGGTTCAAAATGTTCAGTCAACATCTCCAAAGACAGACCCTGCCAGTGGTCAGAAAGTTGCCAAAAACAAGTCAGCACCCTCAGTCAATCAGACTGTTGTAGATAAATCTCCATCCAGCAGCGACGCAAAGAAGGTTGCAGCAGTTCCAGCTGCTCCAACAAAGAACATAACAGCTGGAGGTTCTGCAGTAACATCTGCTAATCAAGCAGCTTCAAACAGCAAAGACATAACTCCAAAAGAGAAGCCTGCCGCAGCACAACAGATCCAGGTGGTCATCAGTGATGGCTGTGAGTCAGTCAACATTAAGGAGCAGGAGTTGAAGCTGAAGCCCGGAGCTCCTTTGGTTATGACCCATAAGATCAGCTTGTTGCCCGGTGGCTGTTCAGGGGGGTGTGAGACTGAGATGAGTGCCCTGAAGGAGCGTGTGGCCCGCTTGGAAAAAGAGATGTCCTCCCTAAAGGATAACT gTCCGTGTTCTGTCAACTGTCCAAATGACTGTAGTGGCAATGGGGAATGCCAGAAGGGGAAATGTGTCTGCCAGCAGGGGTtcatggggccagactgcagcaATTGTGCCCAAGGAGCTGAGTGCATCAAAA AAGCTGTCAAAGGAAAGGCCAAATCAACAGGGAAGACAGTGACAGTGCaaggagaaaaagacaaaagcagTGCCCAGACCAAAGGAGAGAACACTCTCTCACAGgacaaggaggagaagaaggttaCGGAAGGAAAGAACACTCTCTCACAGGGCAAGGAGGAGAAGGTTACGGAAGGAAAGAACACTCTCTCACGGGgcaaggaggaaaagaaggttACGGAAGGAAAGAACACTCTCTCGCAGggcaaggaggagaagaaggttaCGGAAGGAAAGAACACTCTCTCgcaaggaaaggaggagaagaaggttaCGGAAGGAAAGAACACTCTCTCGCAGGGCAAGGGGGAGAAAACAGTTACGGAAGGAAAGAACACTCTCTCGCAAGGAAAGGGGGAGACGAAGGTTACGGAAGGAAAGAACACTCTCTCgcaaggaaaggaggagaagaaggttaCGGAAGGAGTGAACACTCTCTCACAGGgcaaggaggaaaagaaggttACGGAAGGAAAGAACACTCTCTCgcaaggaaaggaggagaagaaggttaCGGAAGGAAAGAACACTCTCTCGCAGGgcaaggaggagaaaaaagttACGGAAGGAAAGAACACTCTCTCgcaaggaaaggaggagaagaaggttaCGGAAGGAAAGAACACTCTCTTgcaaggaaaggaggagaagaaggttaCAGAAGGAGAGAACACTCTCTCgcaaggaaaggaggagaagaaggttaTGGAAGGAAAGAACACTCTCTCGCAGGGCAAGGAGGAGAAAACAGTTATGGAAGGAAAGAACACTCTCTCgcaaggaaaggaggagaagaaggttaCGGAAGGAAAGAACACTCTCTCACAGGgcaaggaggaaaagaaggttATGGAAGGAAAGAACACTATCTCCcagggaaaggaggagaagaaggttaTGGAAGGAGAGAGCACTCTTTTGCAGGGAAAGGAACAGAAGAAGGTTATGGAAGGAGAGAGCACTCTTTTGCAGGGAAAGGAACAGAAGAAGGTTACTGAAATCAAAGATGCTGATGCTAAACCCAAAGTGACTACCGGAACTTTCACTAAACTGAGTCTcagtaaaacacaaacaaagcaagaagtttCGACAAAGAAAACACCTACTAAAGACTCTGGAGCAGCAAAGACCACTCACCCAACTGTTTCTCAGGTTCAAGTGAAGCATGATAAAGGAAACCAAGAGGAATCCCGCAAAGAAAAAACAGTGACAGCTTCTAAAAAGGTACAAAAACCTGAAGTAAAACTTGGAACTACCAGCAAAACATATTCTAATTCTGAACAGTTAAAAGATGAACCTCAAACAAACAGAACCCAGAGTAATGTAAAGACATCAACTAGTTCCTCAAAAACCTTGATAACTCTGTCCAAAAGTGTtggaactaaaaaaaacaaagtagaGAAGGAGTCTTCGGAGCACTCTACTCTACCTGAGAAGAGTGTTGTTCAATCAGTTGGCCAGAAAAACATCAAGAAGGTCAAAGGAGATGCAATGCCTTCGCAATCCACTGACAACAAAAGCACTGAAGTTATCAAAATTGTAAAAGACACAGAAGACAAAGTTTTACAGAGGAGTCAGGATTTAGTTAATGGTACAGGGGTGTCAATATTGAGTGAGGGACAGGACACGCGGGACAAAACAACAACGCAAGGCTCTGGCAGTGTGAGGGTTCTGGGAGGATCTGGATTAGGTTCGGTGAAGGTTGCCAATGTCTCCTCCTACAGCTTCACTCTCATGTGGTCAGCACCACAAGGAATGTTCAAAAACTTCACATTGATCAGGACAGAATCGTTGACAGAAGGTACCCAGGTTGATCATGAGGAGTTTGAGGAGGAGACTTTTGAAGAAGTCAAGACTTACACGATAAAGAACACAACGGCTAGAGTCCAGGTACCGACTGAAAGCAGCAACACCACTGTGGTGTCTGAGTCAAGAGGCAAAGCTGAAACCAGAAGAATCTCCATGGTGATCCCTGGAAACGTGCGCTCTGTGGAGTTCAGCAACCTTCGGCCAAACACAGCGTATGTCCTTCAAATCTACGGCAGTGCAGCACAGAGGAGGTCAAAGATCCACAGAGTAACCACAGTCACAG gtcCAGAACCAGCCACAGAGATGGTTTTCAGTAATGTGACAGAGTCCTCCCTCAGTGTTTCCTGGTCCAAACCAAAGACAACGTACGCAGCCTTCCGGATCACATACACCAACATTGTCACAG GAGAGTACCATTATGTGACCGTGAGCTCTCAGCAATCTCATGTGGTTCTCACCAAGTTATCTGTTGGAACCTCCTACATAGTTTCTGTCATGGCTACACAAGGCAGAACCCAGAGTGATGCTCTAACATCCATCATAACCACAG TACCCGCCCCTCCAACACATCTTAGAGTCGTCAACGTGACAGATACCAAAGCTCTGCTGCAATGGACCCCCAGTTTGGGAAAAGTAGATCGCTTCATCATCAGCTATGAGTCCTCCAAGA CTCCTAATGTGACCGTGACTGTGATGTTGTCTGGGAACTCGGTGGAACACCAGCTGAGAGGCCTGCAGAGAGGCACCATGTACACAGTTAAAGTCCTGAGTCAGAAGGACAGTCACCAGAGCATGGCCGTCTCAACCACATTTACCACTGCTAATT TGGTCAAAGCCAGTGAGGTCAGTGCCCGCTACGCAGTGATCATCTGGAGAACCTCCACAGTCGTCTACCATAGCTACAGGCTGATCTACCAGGTGGCTGGAGAGGAGACAAAG GAGGTGATCTTGGATGGAACCATGACAGAGTATAAGCTGACAGGCCTGCTGCCAATGTCGCGTTACATTGTTCTGgttcagggagagagagatggccGCTACACATCTATAGTCACAACAGAATTCATCACtg GCAAACTACGGTTCCCCTTCCCTACTGATTGCTCCCAGGAGCTACTAAACGGAGCTCTGGAGTCAGGGGAGGTGGACATCTACCCCCAGGGAAAAGAGGGACGGTCGGTCCGCGTGTATTGTGACATGGAGACCGATGGAGGCGGCTGGACA GTGTTCCAGAGGAGGATGAATGGAAGGACGGATTTCTACAGAACCTGGACTGAGTACAGTGCCGGATTCGGAAACCTCAGTGAAGAATTCTGGCTCG